From the genome of Fusarium oxysporum f. sp. lycopersici 4287 chromosome 3, whole genome shotgun sequence, one region includes:
- a CDS encoding hypothetical protein (At least one base has a quality score < 10) gives MPQHHGNQQGPPANLSYDYQDTLISEQSPDFQLFNQPSYVTEVGNPGVATETDLIPTHHQLSQEVEQSLTDPPYSAPEIETLTDDYPSAFYTAPVHDNILPKGSYAHYTESQPAQYEMAPYANMSLDPGHSSSSQLATFPTSQCQSSFKRGPRARVSDDLFPEQCLSQGQVSKEPTGDIQSEYIPRCQLPAQSGVLRNPALLPDAQIDSNWPQAMIPRVPTPEFSESLKSLPATGGVLAKLGAKASQRNMHRAKAAKKGSQKALWCPFCPKWYQYPGEYKRHLKIHTRERPYKCAWRDCTKTFPRKDNQERHTKKCKHKPAASVTSDGVDEGIYSFSQGQSPPDPGLPSLLGGKDYPDTSTNWDNGHALVDGGTNNALQLTQTSIDSANARNDENCQLTSSDPSKAVLKITGDLKSMGENWSEQDKAKHRRIVVFHRTRKGSTLNTTFELSSINSQSDGGGRVSCMLWAAKGEFYITSCEIILLVEYLVDTKKPFSLPERNLIRSTLSKLDPTTVSEKDPWSQDFHKIIMGFSDPQPVAVRKNSVRVHPWNKLESALKTIVKLYGFSLGSTREKLQPPRYLTPRPQILNSTSLHMGPSHHAPLSSASFTGFLSSVDQAPPAEDAHETLQQDCVPRVEAAAPSSANANRIYSDIGERPLKYQEMDCNRISQPQTYLTHLQGTQNFPSTPELELPVLSTSNIIREVSGVAGVIAGR, from the exons ATGCCACAACACCATGGCAACCAACAAGGGCCTCCCGCCAATCTTTCTTACGACTATCAAGATACTTTAATTTCCGAGCAATCCCCAGACTTCCAACTATTCAATCAGCCATCCTATGTCACGGAGGTAGGAAATCCAGGTGTTGCTACCGAAACAGACTTGATCCCgactcatcatcaactaTCACAGGAAGTGGAACAATCTCTCACGGATCCTCCATATTCAGCTCCAGAAATCGAGACATTGACTGATGACTACCCAAGCGCCTTTTATACTGCTCCAGTCCACGACAACATACTACCAAAAGGATCCTACGCCCATTATACTGAAAGCCAGCCTGCTCAATATGAAATGGCCCCATACGCGAATATGTCGCTCGATCCTGGTCATTCAAGTTCCTCCCAGTTAGCAACCTTTCCGACTTCACAGTGCCAAAGCTCATTTAAAAGAGGGCCTAGAGCCCGAGTATCTGATGATCTATTCCCGGAACAATGTTTAAGCCAAGGTCAGGTCTCTAAAGAGCCGACAGGAGATATCCAGTCAGAATATATACCTCGTTGCCAACTACCAGCGCAAAGCGGTGTTCTTAGGAACCCAGCGCTGCTACCAGACGCCCAAATTGATTCGAATTGGCCGCAAGCAATGATACCAAGAGTGCCGACTCCAGAATTCTCTGAGAGCCTGAAAAGCTTGCCAGCAACTGGGGGTGTACTAGCAAAGTTGGGCGCAAAAGCTTCCCAACGGAATATGCATAGGGCAAAAGCCGCCAAGAAAGGAAGTCAAAAGGCATTATGGTGTCCTTTTTGTCCCAAATGGTATCAATACCCTGGCGAATATAAACGCCATTTGAAGATTC ACACTCGTGAACGTCCATATAAATGCGCCTGGCGGGATTGCACTAAGACGTTTCCTCGAAAGGACAATCAGGAGCGCCACACCAAAAAATGTAAACACAAGCCAGCAGCCTCGGTTACAAGTGATGGTGTCGACGAG GGAATTTATTCGTTTTCACAAGGGCAATCTCCTCCAGATCCAGGACTACCTTCTCTACTGGGAGGCAAAGACTACCCTGATACGTCCACCAACTGGGACAACGGTCATGCCCTGGTAGACGGCGGGACCAATAATGCTCTCCAGCTGACCCAAACTAGCATTGATAGTGCTAATGCTCGAAACGATGAAAACTGCCAACTCACTTCATCTGATCCTAGTAAGGCGGTTTTGAAGATTACGGGTGATCTGAAATCGATGGGAGAGAACTGGTCAGAGCAGGACAAGGCCAAGCATCGTCGGATTGTTGTCTTCCACAGAACACGAAAGGGATCGACATTGAATACTACCTTCGAATTGTCGAGCATCAATAGTCAATCCGATGGCGGGGGACGCGTCTCGTGTATGTTGTGGGCTGCAAAAGGCGAGTTCTATATTACATCTTGCGAGATTATCCTCCTTGTCGAGTACCTTGTCGACACGAAAAAACCTTTTTCCCTACCAGAGAGGAACCTTATTCGCAGTACGTTGAGTAAGCTTGACCCGACTACGGTGTCCGAGAAAGATCCATGGAGCCAAGATTTCCATAAGATCATTATGGGATTCTCTGACCCCCAGCCCGTCGCCGTGCGAAAGAATAGTGTCAGGGTGCATCCATGGAACAAACTCGAATCTGCCCTCAAAACGATCGTCAAACTCTATGGCTTTAGCCTCGGCAGCACAAGAGAGAAACTTCAGCCTCCCCGATATCTTACGCCACGACCACAGATACTGAATAGTACTTCTCTTCATATGGGTCCTTCTCACCATGCACCATTGAGCAGTGCTTCATTTACCGGATTTCTCTCTTCAGTTGACCAGGCACCTCCTGCAGAAGATGCACACGAGACCCTACAACAAGACTGTGTGCCGCGAGTAGAAGCGGCCGCTCCGAGTTCGGCTAATGCAAATAGGATATACTCAGACATCGGTGAACGCCCACTGAAATACCAGGAGATGGATTGTAACAGGAtatctcagcctcaaacATACCTGACACACCTCCAAGGAACGCAAAACTTTCCTTCAACGCCGGAACTTGAGCTACCAGTATTGAGCACAAGCAATATCATCAGGGAGGTGAGTGGCGTAGCGGGCGTGATAGCGGGGCGGTGA